The following coding sequences are from one Comamonas koreensis window:
- a CDS encoding tripartite tricarboxylate transporter TctB family protein, with amino-acid sequence MSNTADSSEPAANGAAAPAPEAFEHAHTPRTTSQLLVGIAVLVIAGLLSWGALHIPSQAGYSGVGPDFLPWLSASVLGLCGIWLCWEALTGGFHHLDAPDGAQHGDWGALTWVCAGLLSSAALITTLGFILSCTLCYVLATQGLRRATGQTQAGSFKTMGKDLVTGLLISAPVFWAFTQFLAINLPGLTETGWL; translated from the coding sequence ATGAGCAACACCGCAGATTCTTCGGAGCCGGCCGCCAACGGCGCAGCCGCGCCTGCGCCAGAGGCTTTCGAGCATGCGCACACGCCGCGTACCACCTCGCAGCTGCTGGTCGGCATAGCGGTCTTGGTCATCGCCGGCCTGTTGTCCTGGGGTGCTTTGCACATCCCCTCGCAGGCGGGCTACAGCGGCGTGGGGCCGGATTTTCTGCCCTGGCTGTCGGCCAGCGTGCTGGGCCTGTGCGGCATCTGGCTGTGCTGGGAGGCCCTGACCGGCGGTTTTCACCACCTCGATGCCCCCGATGGCGCCCAGCATGGTGACTGGGGCGCGCTCACCTGGGTGTGCGCGGGGCTGCTGAGCAGCGCGGCGCTGATCACCACCTTGGGCTTCATTCTCAGCTGCACCTTGTGCTATGTGCTGGCCACGCAAGGACTGCGCCGCGCCACCGGCCAAACGCAGGCGGGCTCGTTCAAGACCATGGGCAAGGACCTGGTCACCGGCCTGCTGATTTCTGCGCCCGTGTTCTGGGCCTTTACCCAATTCCTGGCAATCAACTTGCCTGGACTGACCGAGACAGGGTGGCTGTGA
- a CDS encoding DedA family protein/thiosulfate sulfurtransferase GlpE, giving the protein MDLIVALVREYGIGIVFLNVLIEQLGAPIPAYPVLMVTGAIHGHSLAQQLLLIAVAVLAALIADSVWYAMGRRYGRRVLARVCKVSLSPDSCVQNTESLYGRWGAKSLLIAKFVPGFASIASALAGAVGTTPARFVLFDGIGALLWVGSAVLLGGLFSSTVEDLLAVLAQLGQWGLLLLGLAFAIFIARRWWSRRQVIRSLRMERLTVDELNDMLGGGDLPVILDVRAGTAFEASHIPGAHSYDPHARGARLPAIDPDAAVIVYCACPNEVSAARIAQLLRRAGIQRVRPLLGGIDAWIDAGYQVHGKSAAPAL; this is encoded by the coding sequence ATGGATCTGATTGTCGCCCTGGTGCGCGAATACGGCATTGGCATCGTCTTTCTCAATGTGCTGATCGAGCAATTGGGCGCGCCCATTCCTGCCTATCCGGTGCTGATGGTGACCGGCGCCATCCATGGCCATTCGCTGGCGCAGCAGTTGCTGCTGATTGCAGTGGCCGTGCTGGCGGCGCTGATCGCCGATAGCGTCTGGTATGCCATGGGGCGGCGCTATGGCCGGCGTGTGCTTGCCAGGGTGTGCAAGGTCTCGCTCTCGCCCGATTCCTGCGTGCAGAACACCGAATCGCTCTATGGCCGCTGGGGTGCCAAGTCGCTGCTGATTGCCAAGTTTGTGCCCGGCTTTGCATCGATTGCCAGTGCGCTGGCCGGGGCCGTGGGCACGACGCCCGCCCGTTTTGTGCTGTTCGATGGAATAGGCGCGCTGCTGTGGGTGGGCTCGGCCGTGCTGCTGGGGGGGCTGTTCAGTTCCACGGTCGAGGACCTGTTGGCGGTGCTCGCGCAACTGGGCCAGTGGGGCTTGCTGCTGCTGGGGCTGGCGTTTGCCATTTTTATCGCGCGCCGCTGGTGGAGCCGGCGCCAGGTGATCCGTTCGCTGCGCATGGAGCGGCTCACGGTCGACGAACTCAATGACATGCTGGGCGGCGGCGATCTGCCTGTCATCCTTGATGTGCGTGCCGGCACCGCGTTCGAGGCATCGCATATTCCCGGGGCGCATTCCTATGACCCGCATGCCAGGGGGGCGCGGCTGCCGGCCATCGATCCCGACGCTGCGGTGATCGTGTACTGCGCCTGCCCCAATGAGGTCTCGGCAGCCCGTATTGCCCAGCTGCTGCGCCGCGCGGGCATCCAGCGGGTGCGGCCGCTGCTGGGCGGCATCGATGCCTGGATCGATGCGGGCTACCAGGTGCATGGCAAGAGCGCTGCCCCGGCCTTATAA
- a CDS encoding response regulator transcription factor — MHLLLIEDDPTMQTTLQRTLRRRGMEVTPITDGGAALPAWRKLEPDVVVLDLSLPTMDGLEIIAQARSEGLAAPTLILTARGTVGDRILGLNSGADDYLAKPFDLDELEARIRALVRRAQPLVAEPAAPAAPPSGMALRYDKASESFYWRGTLFELTPREVAFLRVLSQPMGQAVTKERLFSAVFAGESDVQLEAVEVVAYRLRKKLAPTHMQLMTLRGLGYLLKPGAADGA; from the coding sequence ATGCACCTCTTGCTGATCGAAGACGACCCCACCATGCAGACCACCTTGCAGCGCACCTTGCGCCGGCGGGGCATGGAGGTCACGCCCATCACCGATGGCGGTGCAGCGCTGCCGGCCTGGCGCAAGCTCGAGCCCGATGTGGTGGTGCTGGACCTGAGCCTGCCGACAATGGACGGGCTGGAGATCATCGCCCAGGCGCGCAGCGAAGGCCTGGCCGCCCCCACCTTGATCCTGACGGCACGCGGCACCGTCGGCGACCGCATTCTGGGCCTGAACTCAGGCGCCGATGACTACCTGGCCAAGCCCTTTGACCTGGACGAGCTCGAAGCCCGTATCCGCGCGCTGGTGCGGCGCGCGCAGCCACTGGTGGCCGAACCCGCCGCGCCGGCCGCGCCCCCCTCCGGCATGGCGCTGCGCTATGACAAGGCCTCCGAATCGTTTTACTGGCGCGGCACGCTGTTTGAGCTGACGCCACGCGAAGTGGCATTTCTGCGCGTGCTGAGCCAACCTATGGGCCAGGCCGTGACCAAGGAGCGTTTGTTCAGCGCCGTCTTTGCCGGCGAGAGCGATGTGCAGCTCGAAGCGGTGGAAGTGGTGGCCTACCGCCTGCGCAAAAAGCTGGCGCCCACGCATATGCAACTGATGACCTTGCGCGGCCTGGGCTACCTGCTCAAGCCCGGTGCCGCCGATGGCGCCTGA
- a CDS encoding tripartite tricarboxylate transporter permease, which produces MEIFNALIQGFMTAATPVNLLWALVGCALGTAVGVLPGIGPAVAVAMLLPITAKVEVTASMIFFAGIYYGAMYGGSTTSILLNTPGETASMVTAMEGNKMAKSGRAGAALATSAIGSFVAGTIATVVVTLFAPTVAEFAVRLGPPEYFMLMVLAFTTVSAVLGKSSLRGLTALFLGLAVGCIGMDQITGAARYTMGKPELLDGIDIVLVAVGLFAVAEVLYFALYEAKTRDTQNTMGRVHMTRRDWKRSVPAWIRGTVIGTPFGCIPAGGTEIPTFLSYAAEKKLAKGDDKAEFGTSGAIEGVAGPEAANNATVTAALIPLLTLGIPTSNTTAVLLGAFQNYGINPGPQLFTSSATLVWALIASLYIGNVMLLVLNLPMVGMWVKLLKIPKPQLYAGILIFATVGAYGMRQSTFDLFLLLGIGVLGVVMRRFDFPTAPVVVGMILGPLAEAQMRNAVAIGEGSWTIFLQRPMSLTLIIIVLAVLIVPRVLKWMGHKKALQAAAA; this is translated from the coding sequence ATGGAAATTTTCAATGCACTGATTCAAGGCTTCATGACGGCGGCCACGCCGGTGAACCTGCTCTGGGCGCTGGTGGGCTGCGCCCTGGGCACGGCGGTTGGCGTGCTGCCGGGCATTGGCCCTGCGGTGGCGGTGGCCATGCTGCTGCCCATCACTGCCAAGGTCGAGGTGACCGCCTCGATGATCTTCTTTGCCGGCATCTACTACGGCGCCATGTATGGCGGCTCGACCACCTCGATCCTGCTCAACACCCCGGGAGAGACAGCGAGCATGGTGACCGCGATGGAGGGCAACAAGATGGCCAAGAGCGGGCGCGCCGGTGCGGCGCTCGCGACCTCGGCCATCGGCTCCTTTGTGGCCGGCACGATTGCGACCGTGGTCGTGACCCTGTTTGCGCCCACCGTGGCCGAGTTTGCCGTGCGCCTGGGCCCGCCCGAGTATTTCATGCTGATGGTGCTGGCCTTCACCACAGTGAGCGCGGTGTTGGGCAAGAGCAGCCTGCGCGGTCTGACCGCCCTGTTCCTGGGCCTGGCCGTGGGTTGCATCGGCATGGACCAGATCACCGGTGCGGCGCGCTACACAATGGGCAAGCCCGAGCTGCTCGACGGCATCGACATCGTGCTGGTGGCCGTCGGCCTGTTCGCCGTGGCCGAGGTGCTGTACTTTGCGCTCTATGAGGCCAAGACCCGCGATACGCAAAACACCATGGGCCGCGTGCACATGACACGCCGCGACTGGAAGCGCTCGGTGCCCGCCTGGATCCGTGGCACGGTCATCGGCACGCCCTTTGGCTGCATCCCTGCAGGTGGCACCGAGATCCCGACCTTTCTGAGCTATGCGGCCGAGAAGAAGCTGGCCAAGGGCGACGACAAGGCCGAGTTCGGCACGAGCGGCGCCATCGAAGGCGTGGCCGGCCCCGAGGCCGCCAACAATGCGACGGTGACGGCGGCGCTGATTCCGCTGCTGACCCTGGGCATTCCCACCAGCAACACCACGGCCGTGCTGCTGGGCGCATTCCAGAACTACGGCATCAACCCCGGCCCGCAGCTCTTTACCAGCTCGGCCACGCTGGTGTGGGCGCTGATTGCCTCGCTCTACATCGGTAATGTGATGCTGCTGGTGCTGAACCTGCCGATGGTGGGCATGTGGGTCAAGCTGCTCAAGATCCCCAAGCCGCAGCTGTACGCCGGCATTCTGATCTTCGCCACCGTTGGGGCCTACGGCATGCGCCAGAGCACCTTCGATCTGTTCCTGCTGCTGGGCATTGGCGTGCTGGGCGTGGTGATGCGGCGGTTTGACTTCCCTACCGCGCCGGTGGTCGTCGGCATGATCCTGGGGCCGTTGGCCGAGGCTCAGATGCGCAACGCGGTCGCCATTGGCGAGGGCAGCTGGACCATCTTCCTGCAGCGCCCCATGTCACTGACTCTGATCATCATCGTGCTGGCGGTGCTGATCGTTCCCCGGGTTCTGAAGTGGATGGGCCACAAAAAGGCGCTGCAGGCTGCAGCGGCCTGA
- a CDS encoding Bug family tripartite tricarboxylate transporter substrate binding protein — protein sequence MRRDAFLKSMLALAAAGSLPLHALAATNVKMLLPANPGGGWDTTGRALGKALQDAGVAGSVTYDNKGGAAGAIGLAQFVNGSKGDPNAMMVMGAVMLGGIITGKPPVDLNQATPLARLTSEYNVFVLPANSPYKTMGEVVAQLKKDPGSIKWGGGSRGSTEHIAAAMIARAVGVDPAKINYVAFRGGGEAIAAVLGGNVTVGGSGFSEFAEYIATGKMRPIAVTSAQRLEGSTVPTLKEQGIDVEIGNWRGVYGAPGISADQRAQLIAMLEKATKSASWAESMKKNDWTSAWLAGDAFSQFVTAEFANLKDTMTRAGMV from the coding sequence ATGCGCCGTGATGCGTTCCTCAAATCCATGCTCGCTCTGGCTGCTGCCGGCAGCTTGCCCCTGCACGCCTTGGCCGCCACCAATGTCAAGATGCTGCTGCCCGCCAACCCTGGCGGCGGCTGGGATACGACTGGCCGCGCGCTGGGCAAGGCGCTGCAGGATGCCGGCGTGGCTGGCTCCGTCACCTATGACAACAAGGGCGGCGCGGCAGGCGCCATCGGCCTGGCGCAGTTCGTCAATGGCAGCAAGGGCGATCCCAACGCGATGATGGTGATGGGCGCGGTCATGCTGGGCGGCATCATCACCGGCAAGCCGCCGGTGGACCTGAACCAGGCCACCCCGCTGGCGCGCCTGACCAGCGAATACAACGTCTTTGTGCTGCCTGCCAACTCGCCCTACAAGACCATGGGCGAAGTGGTCGCCCAGCTCAAGAAGGACCCCGGCTCGATCAAATGGGGCGGCGGCTCGCGCGGCTCCACCGAGCACATTGCTGCGGCAATGATTGCCCGCGCCGTGGGTGTCGATCCAGCCAAGATCAACTATGTCGCCTTCCGGGGCGGCGGCGAGGCGATTGCTGCGGTGCTGGGTGGCAATGTCACCGTCGGGGGCAGCGGCTTTAGCGAGTTTGCCGAGTACATCGCCACCGGCAAGATGCGCCCGATCGCGGTCACCTCGGCCCAGCGCCTTGAAGGCTCGACCGTGCCCACGCTCAAGGAGCAGGGCATCGATGTGGAAATCGGCAACTGGCGCGGCGTCTATGGCGCGCCCGGCATCTCGGCCGACCAGCGCGCGCAGCTGATTGCGATGCTGGAAAAAGCCACCAAGAGCGCCAGCTGGGCCGAGTCGATGAAGAAGAACGACTGGACCTCGGCCTGGCTTGCCGGCGACGCCTTCAGCCAGTTCGTCACGGCAGAGTTCGCCAATCTCAAGGACACCATGACCCGCGCAGGCATGGTCTAA
- a CDS encoding YeeE/YedE thiosulfate transporter family protein has protein sequence MKRLPLSILMAAFFGWLLWSVSLRQAALFLVGIGLGAILAGQRFGFTTGWRMLVEDKDPRGVFGQLLLLALAAAMAMPLLGHYPELTAALGPPSISLLVGAFVFGLCMQIADGCGSGTLYKAGMGIPMNTAILPMFAIGSFLGSLHLGWWLDLGRMPAVGLVSTWGWLPALLATLAALAVIGFAVKAYCAKAHAAQQRSMPGLWQRKWVMGAIGLAIFATLNLVIAGQPWGVVYGFGLWAAKVANGAGIVDLAGNWFWSQPGNAQRLHETVLLDITSITNIGILAGALWIAAGKPTAAKALTGTQWLVALVAGLVLGYSSRLAFGCNVGAMLSGISTGSIHGWIWVPLAFAGTIFGLRIRRHFGF, from the coding sequence ATGAAACGACTTCCCCTGTCGATCCTGATGGCGGCCTTTTTTGGCTGGCTGCTGTGGTCGGTATCGCTGCGCCAGGCGGCGCTGTTCCTGGTCGGCATCGGCCTGGGTGCCATCCTGGCTGGCCAGCGCTTTGGCTTTACCACCGGCTGGCGCATGCTGGTCGAGGACAAGGACCCACGCGGCGTGTTTGGCCAGCTGCTGCTGCTGGCACTGGCCGCCGCGATGGCCATGCCGCTGCTGGGCCACTACCCGGAGCTGACGGCCGCGCTGGGCCCGCCCAGCATCAGCCTGCTGGTGGGCGCCTTTGTGTTTGGCCTGTGCATGCAGATTGCTGACGGCTGCGGCAGCGGCACCTTGTACAAGGCGGGCATGGGCATCCCGATGAACACGGCCATCCTGCCGATGTTTGCGATTGGCAGCTTCTTAGGGTCGCTGCACCTGGGCTGGTGGCTGGACCTGGGCCGCATGCCGGCAGTCGGCCTGGTCAGCACCTGGGGCTGGCTGCCTGCGCTGCTCGCCACCTTGGCGGCGCTGGCTGTCATCGGCTTTGCGGTCAAGGCCTATTGCGCCAAGGCCCATGCCGCGCAGCAGCGCAGCATGCCCGGCCTGTGGCAGCGCAAGTGGGTGATGGGCGCCATTGGCCTGGCCATCTTCGCCACCTTGAACCTGGTGATTGCCGGCCAGCCCTGGGGCGTGGTCTATGGCTTTGGCCTCTGGGCCGCCAAGGTGGCCAATGGCGCCGGCATCGTGGACCTGGCGGGCAACTGGTTCTGGAGCCAGCCGGGCAATGCCCAGCGCCTGCACGAGACCGTGCTGCTGGACATCACCAGCATCACCAACATCGGCATTCTGGCCGGTGCGCTGTGGATTGCTGCGGGCAAGCCGACTGCTGCCAAGGCGCTGACCGGCACGCAGTGGCTGGTGGCCCTGGTCGCCGGCCTGGTGCTGGGCTACAGCTCGCGCCTGGCCTTTGGCTGCAATGTGGGCGCGATGCTGTCTGGCATCAGCACCGGCAGCATCCATGGCTGGATCTGGGTGCCGCTCGCCTTTGCCGGCACGATCTTCGGGCTGCGCATTCGCCGCCATTTTGGTTTTTAA
- a CDS encoding type IV pilin protein — protein MRKHLFTARAGWTLVELMVVLAIIGILSAVAWPSYSEYLRRGHRTEARTGLFQAAQWLERAATANGVYPLELPTQLSWQDLPDKRYTIGFAQGNSAARYTLVATRRPGAQQQDRCGNYTLTQDGRQGNLQLAQGSSTADCWR, from the coding sequence ATGCGAAAACACCTTTTTACGGCGCGCGCAGGTTGGACCTTGGTGGAGCTGATGGTGGTGCTGGCCATCATCGGCATCCTGAGTGCGGTGGCCTGGCCCAGCTACAGCGAATATTTGCGCCGGGGCCACCGCACTGAGGCCCGCACGGGGCTTTTTCAGGCCGCGCAATGGCTGGAGCGTGCCGCGACGGCCAACGGCGTCTATCCGCTGGAGCTGCCCACCCAGCTTAGCTGGCAGGACCTGCCCGACAAGCGCTACACCATCGGCTTTGCCCAAGGCAACAGTGCTGCGCGCTATACCCTGGTGGCCACGCGCAGGCCCGGGGCGCAGCAGCAGGACCGCTGCGGCAACTACACGCTGACCCAGGACGGCCGGCAAGGCAATCTGCAGCTGGCGCAGGGCAGCAGCACGGCCGATTGCTGGCGCTGA
- a CDS encoding sensor histidine kinase produces MAPDTGKASGRSQAPRIRSLRRNLLLGILLPVVVFIIYNTSSLYRQSLQAINTAYDRSLLASAKVIGEQLTVAGYDDLAIVDSAVPYSALEAFEADNQSRLFYRVSNMSGELIGGFAELPIWRGRIAQQPPYAALVDFYNAEFRGMPVRMAALLQPVASATGRGMALIQVAETLEIRESLARDILWGTLVQQALLFGCIAAVVVVVVRRATLPILQLSDQLNARSDHALQPLKTPAATPSEVLPLVDATNRVMARLSHLVQHQKRFVRDASHQLRTPLAVLKVQVQSAQRGDVEPEQALREIAATVDRATLLANQMLSLAKVEQLHQSEHPQTAHLTAIVRDMVIELSPLLADKNLQFELQSDEVLLAAHPWMLRELVRNLLHNAIQHSPPDAPLLLQLVQQGPAATLRISDWGPGVSAEMQARLTEPFVSGNLRDGSGLGLAICHSIVTALGARLSLHNRLHQGLVQGFDAVVEFKPNVQPPAEDGPH; encoded by the coding sequence ATGGCGCCTGACACCGGCAAGGCCAGCGGCCGATCCCAGGCGCCGCGCATACGCTCGCTGCGCCGCAATCTGCTGCTGGGCATCCTGCTGCCGGTGGTGGTCTTCATCATCTACAACACCAGCAGCCTCTACCGCCAGTCGCTGCAGGCCATCAATACCGCTTACGACCGCAGCCTGCTCGCTTCAGCCAAGGTAATTGGTGAGCAGCTGACCGTGGCCGGTTATGACGACCTGGCGATTGTCGACTCGGCCGTGCCCTATTCGGCGCTGGAGGCCTTCGAGGCCGATAACCAGTCGCGGCTGTTCTACCGCGTCTCCAACATGAGCGGCGAGCTCATCGGCGGCTTTGCCGAGCTGCCCATCTGGCGCGGGCGCATCGCCCAGCAGCCGCCCTATGCCGCACTGGTCGATTTCTACAATGCCGAGTTCCGGGGCATGCCGGTGCGCATGGCCGCCCTGCTGCAGCCGGTGGCCAGCGCCACCGGCAGGGGCATGGCCCTGATCCAGGTGGCAGAGACGCTGGAGATCCGCGAATCGCTGGCGCGCGACATTCTCTGGGGCACGCTGGTGCAGCAGGCCTTGCTGTTTGGCTGCATTGCCGCCGTGGTGGTAGTCGTGGTGCGGCGCGCGACCTTGCCCATCCTGCAGCTGAGCGACCAGCTCAATGCGCGCAGCGACCATGCCTTGCAGCCCCTCAAAACCCCGGCGGCCACGCCCTCGGAAGTGCTGCCGCTGGTCGATGCGACCAATCGCGTGATGGCGCGGCTCTCGCACCTGGTGCAGCACCAAAAGCGCTTTGTGCGCGACGCCTCGCACCAGCTGCGCACGCCGCTGGCGGTGCTCAAGGTACAGGTGCAGTCGGCCCAGCGTGGTGATGTGGAGCCCGAGCAGGCGCTGCGCGAGATTGCCGCCACCGTGGACCGCGCCACCTTGCTGGCCAACCAGATGCTGTCGCTCGCCAAGGTCGAGCAGCTGCACCAGTCCGAGCACCCCCAGACCGCCCACCTGACGGCCATCGTGCGCGACATGGTGATTGAGCTGTCGCCGCTGCTGGCCGACAAGAACCTGCAGTTCGAGCTGCAAAGCGACGAGGTGCTGCTGGCCGCCCATCCCTGGATGCTGCGCGAGCTGGTGCGCAACCTTTTGCACAATGCGATCCAGCATTCGCCGCCCGACGCACCACTGCTGCTGCAGCTGGTGCAGCAAGGCCCGGCAGCCACCTTGCGCATCAGCGACTGGGGCCCAGGCGTCAGCGCCGAGATGCAGGCGCGCCTGACCGAGCCATTTGTCAGCGGCAACCTGCGCGACGGCTCGGGCCTGGGCCTGGCGATCTGCCACTCCATCGTCACCGCGCTGGGCGCGCGCCTGTCCTTGCACAACCGCCTGCACCAGGGGCTTGTCCAAGGTTTCGATGCTGTAGTAGAGTTCAAACCGAATGTCCAACCACCCGCCGAAGATGGCCCACACTGA
- a CDS encoding RNA-binding S4 domain-containing protein, producing the protein MSNHPPKMAHTETEQTPTMRIDKWLWCARFYKTRAIAVEAIHKGHVKVNGTVAKPSKEVRAQDTVELLQAQTPRTVAVLGMAATRGPAPVAQQMYEETADSIRQREVLSEQRRLAPEPANSLQAGRPTKKDRRDMQELRSWNDRWSAQ; encoded by the coding sequence ATGTCCAACCACCCGCCGAAGATGGCCCACACTGAGACCGAACAGACTCCCACGATGCGCATCGACAAATGGCTGTGGTGCGCCCGCTTTTACAAAACCCGCGCGATTGCCGTCGAGGCCATCCACAAGGGCCATGTGAAGGTCAATGGCACGGTGGCCAAACCCTCCAAGGAAGTGCGCGCGCAGGACACCGTCGAGCTGCTGCAGGCGCAGACACCGCGCACCGTAGCCGTGCTGGGCATGGCGGCGACACGCGGCCCGGCCCCGGTGGCCCAGCAGATGTACGAGGAAACAGCCGACAGCATCCGCCAGCGCGAAGTGCTCAGCGAGCAGCGCCGCCTGGCGCCCGAGCCCGCCAACAGCCTGCAAGCCGGCCGCCCCACCAAGAAAGACCGCCGCGACATGCAGGAGCTGCGCAGCTGGAACGACCGCTGGAGCGCGCAATAA
- a CDS encoding transporter produces MTEPLPREPDTAPLISPHDNSGLIWGYAFDGQGPATALTAEQAQAWLAAPPSSTGFVWLHFNLSHAHCLRWLQQYAALDEQYFEALRDGLASTRIERMDDALLAVINDIDFDFQFESSDIHTMWIQASPQWVLSARAHPLRSVDALRQQIRQGDTPGSSPQLLERLLRAQADVLVRIVRDVTQRVDQIEDTMLGGRTRMQPRQLGALRRLLVRLKRLLAPEPSAMFRLLQMPPQWMLDEDLHALRAASEEFSVFLRDMQSLEERIKLLQEEIAAGINEDTNRSLYTLTMITVLALPVNMMAGLFGMNVGGIPLSQDPMGFWLLVGVIVLFSLIAAWWLRSKRRNPPT; encoded by the coding sequence TTGACTGAACCCCTGCCGCGCGAGCCTGATACGGCCCCGCTGATCTCCCCCCATGACAACAGCGGCCTGATCTGGGGCTATGCCTTTGACGGCCAGGGCCCCGCCACGGCGCTGACCGCCGAGCAAGCGCAGGCCTGGCTGGCCGCACCGCCCAGCAGCACCGGCTTTGTCTGGCTGCATTTCAACCTCTCGCATGCCCACTGCCTGCGCTGGCTGCAGCAGTATGCGGCGCTCGATGAGCAGTACTTTGAGGCGCTGCGCGATGGCCTGGCCTCAACCCGTATCGAGCGCATGGATGACGCGCTGCTGGCCGTCATCAACGACATCGATTTCGACTTCCAGTTCGAGTCCAGCGATATCCACACGATGTGGATCCAGGCCTCGCCCCAGTGGGTGTTATCGGCCCGGGCCCACCCGCTGCGCTCGGTCGATGCGCTGCGCCAGCAGATTCGCCAGGGCGACACGCCCGGCTCCAGCCCCCAGCTGCTCGAACGCCTGCTGCGCGCCCAGGCCGATGTGCTGGTGCGCATCGTGCGCGATGTGACCCAGCGCGTCGACCAGATCGAGGACACCATGCTGGGCGGGCGCACGCGCATGCAGCCGCGCCAGCTGGGTGCGCTGCGCCGCCTGCTGGTGCGCTTGAAGCGCCTGCTCGCGCCCGAGCCCTCGGCGATGTTCCGCCTGCTGCAGATGCCCCCGCAGTGGATGCTGGACGAGGACCTGCATGCGCTGCGCGCGGCCAGCGAAGAGTTCTCCGTTTTTCTGCGCGACATGCAGTCGCTCGAAGAGCGCATCAAGCTGCTGCAAGAAGAGATTGCCGCCGGCATCAACGAAGACACCAACCGCTCGCTCTACACGCTGACGATGATCACCGTGCTGGCCCTGCCGGTGAACATGATGGCTGGCCTGTTCGGCATGAATGTGGGCGGCATCCCGCTCAGCCAGGACCCGATGGGCTTTTGGCTGCTGGTGGGGGTGATCGTGCTGTTCTCGTTGATCGCGGCCTGGTGGCTGCGCAGCAAGCGCCGCAACCCGCCGACCTGA
- a CDS encoding putative Na+/H+ antiporter — protein MFAIEHLAAGIFAIALAHTFLAKQFERLSHRYPRHAGVFHLLGEVEIVFGFWAMVLIGVMAFASGPAQAVDYAESRNYTEPLFVFVVMVMAASRPIVMTVQRTLAALARATPLPTALSLAWLGLAAVPLMGSLITEPAAMTIAALTLAPLVFTPLMPTRLKYLALGVLFVNISIGGTLTSYAAPPVLMVAATWGWDSAFMLSHFGWKAVIAVLINASIATWCMRGHLTAAPQSGDAQASMPLGVVAVHAALLAAVVVLAHHPVLFLGVFLLFLGYTHAYARYQSPLILKEALLVGFFLAGLVVLGGLQSWWLQPLVASMVPLALFFGALGLTAITDNAALTYLGSQIEGMSDAAKYMLMAGAVAGGGLTVIANAPNPAGVALLKHGFSNATISIGGLLLGALLPTAIAALAFLCL, from the coding sequence ATGTTTGCCATCGAGCATTTGGCAGCTGGCATTTTTGCCATCGCGCTGGCCCACACCTTTCTTGCCAAGCAGTTCGAGCGCCTGTCGCACCGCTACCCGCGCCATGCGGGCGTCTTCCATCTGCTGGGCGAGGTCGAGATCGTCTTCGGTTTCTGGGCCATGGTGCTGATCGGCGTCATGGCGTTTGCCAGCGGGCCGGCCCAGGCGGTGGATTACGCCGAATCGCGCAACTACACCGAGCCCCTGTTTGTCTTTGTCGTCATGGTCATGGCCGCCTCCCGCCCCATCGTGATGACGGTGCAGCGCACCCTGGCGGCGCTGGCCCGCGCCACGCCGCTGCCCACGGCCCTGAGCCTGGCCTGGCTGGGCCTGGCCGCCGTGCCGCTGATGGGCTCGCTGATCACCGAGCCGGCCGCGATGACCATTGCCGCACTGACCCTGGCGCCGCTGGTGTTCACCCCTCTGATGCCCACCCGCCTCAAGTACCTGGCGCTGGGTGTGCTCTTCGTCAATATCTCCATTGGCGGCACGCTCACCTCCTACGCAGCGCCGCCGGTGCTGATGGTCGCTGCGACCTGGGGCTGGGACAGCGCCTTCATGCTGAGCCACTTTGGCTGGAAAGCGGTGATTGCCGTCTTGATCAACGCCAGCATTGCGACCTGGTGCATGCGCGGCCATCTGACGGCAGCACCGCAAAGCGGCGATGCGCAAGCGTCCATGCCGCTGGGCGTGGTGGCCGTGCATGCGGCCTTGCTGGCGGCCGTGGTGGTGCTGGCCCACCATCCGGTGCTGTTCCTGGGCGTATTTCTGCTGTTTCTGGGCTACACCCATGCCTATGCCAGGTACCAAAGCCCGCTGATCCTCAAGGAGGCGCTGCTGGTGGGCTTTTTCCTGGCGGGCCTGGTGGTGCTGGGCGGCCTGCAAAGCTGGTGGCTGCAGCCACTGGTGGCCAGCATGGTGCCGCTCGCGCTGTTCTTTGGTGCGCTGGGGCTGACCGCCATCACCGACAACGCCGCCCTCACCTACCTGGGCTCGCAGATCGAAGGCATGAGCGATGCGGCCAAGTACATGCTGATGGCCGGTGCCGTCGCCGGCGGGGGCCTGACGGTGATCGCCAATGCGCCCAACCCTGCCGGTGTGGCGCTGCTCAAGCACGGCTTCAGCAACGCAACCATCAGCATTGGCGGCCTGCTGCTGGGCGCCTTGCTGCCGACGGCCATTGCGGCGCTGGCCTTCCTCTGCTTATAA